The Streptomonospora litoralis genome window below encodes:
- the dtd gene encoding D-aminoacyl-tRNA deacylase yields the protein MRAVLQRVAHASVTVGDEVVGEITGPGLLALVGVTHTDTAAEAGRLAAKMWGLRILDGEASCSDIGAPLLVVSQFTLYGDARKGRRPTWQAAAPGPVAEPLVDTVVEELRGLGAHVATGVFGAQMSVALTNEGPFTVVVEV from the coding sequence ATGCGGGCGGTTCTGCAGCGGGTCGCGCACGCTTCGGTGACCGTCGGGGACGAGGTCGTCGGCGAGATCACCGGGCCGGGGCTGCTAGCCCTGGTCGGGGTCACCCACACCGACACCGCGGCCGAGGCCGGGCGCCTTGCCGCCAAGATGTGGGGCCTACGCATCCTCGACGGCGAGGCGTCGTGCTCGGACATCGGCGCACCGCTGCTGGTCGTCAGCCAGTTCACCCTCTACGGCGACGCGCGCAAAGGCCGCCGGCCGACCTGGCAGGCGGCGGCGCCGGGGCCCGTCGCCGAACCGCTCGTCGACACCGTCGTCGAGGAGCTGCGCGGCCTCGGCGCCCACGTCGCGACCGGCGTGTTCGGGGCGCAGATGTCGGTGGCGCTGACCAACGAAGGGCCGTTCACCGTCGTCGTCGAGGTGTGA
- a CDS encoding response regulator transcription factor, which translates to MTRVLVVEDEESYSDALSYMLRKEGFEVAVAQTGTVALEAFDRTGADLVLLDLMLPGLPGTEVCRTLRQKSNVPVIMLTAKDSEIDKVVGLELGADDYVTKPFSSRELVARIRAVLRRRGEDEALLPTALEAGPVRMDVERHVVTVRGDSIQLPLKEFELLEVLLRNAGRVLTRMQLIDRVWGADYVGDTKTLDVHVKRLRAKIEADPGNPEFIVTVRGLGYKFEPVTGAAEE; encoded by the coding sequence GTGACGCGTGTACTCGTCGTTGAGGACGAGGAATCCTACAGCGATGCCCTCTCGTACATGCTGCGCAAGGAAGGGTTCGAGGTCGCGGTCGCACAGACCGGAACGGTGGCGTTGGAGGCTTTCGACCGGACCGGGGCCGACCTGGTACTGCTCGATCTGATGCTGCCCGGCCTACCCGGCACCGAGGTGTGCCGGACGCTGCGGCAGAAGTCCAACGTCCCGGTCATCATGCTGACGGCCAAGGACAGCGAGATCGACAAGGTCGTCGGCCTGGAACTGGGCGCCGACGACTACGTGACCAAGCCGTTCTCCTCCCGCGAGCTGGTCGCCCGGATCCGCGCCGTGCTGCGCCGGCGCGGCGAGGACGAGGCGCTGCTGCCCACGGCGCTGGAGGCCGGTCCGGTGCGGATGGACGTGGAGCGGCACGTGGTGACGGTGCGCGGCGACAGCATCCAGCTTCCCCTCAAGGAGTTCGAGCTGCTGGAGGTGCTGCTGCGCAACGCCGGACGGGTGCTGACCCGCATGCAGCTCATCGACCGCGTCTGGGGCGCCGACTACGTGGGCGACACCAAGACCCTGGACGTGCACGTCAAGCGGCTGCGGGCGAAGATCGAGGCCGACCCCGGCAACCCGGAGTTCATAGTGACCGTGCGCGGACTGGGCTACAAGTTCGAGCCGGTGACGGGGGCGGCCGAGGAGTAG
- a CDS encoding sensor histidine kinase: MQGELLAAIAGLVGLVTGVAAGLAFRISESGGRRAQEPPRQTELPAGIAEVLAALPSSAVVLDPADRVLRASSAARAYGIVRGEELVISDLLALARQVRRDGVIRETEIEVAVRKFGPDSTSFAVRVAPLGGTGLVLVLAEDQTERRRVEAVRRDFVANISHELKTPVGALSLLAETIADASDDPEAVRRFTGRMQQESARLTSVIQDLITLSRIQGAEPMADPDRVPVEVVVDEAMDFVRTAAETKEIELVASGTEGAVVLGDEGLLVTAMRNLVANAVAYSPERTRVSISVEAADDMVEISVADQGIGIPAQDLERIFERFYRVDAARSRATGGTGLGLAIVKHIMTHHRGEVTVWSKEGSGSTFTLRLPDAQTRERPGPGERSNQEAAQ, encoded by the coding sequence GTGCAAGGAGAACTGCTCGCCGCTATCGCGGGACTCGTCGGCCTCGTGACAGGTGTCGCGGCGGGCCTGGCGTTCCGCATCAGCGAGTCGGGCGGAAGACGTGCCCAGGAGCCGCCGCGGCAAACGGAGCTGCCGGCGGGGATCGCCGAGGTGCTGGCGGCCCTGCCGTCCTCCGCGGTCGTCCTCGACCCGGCCGACCGCGTGCTGCGGGCCAGTTCCGCAGCGCGCGCCTACGGGATCGTGCGCGGCGAGGAGCTGGTCATCAGCGACCTGCTGGCGCTGGCCCGGCAGGTGCGCCGCGACGGCGTCATCCGCGAGACCGAGATCGAGGTCGCGGTCCGCAAATTCGGCCCCGACTCCACCTCGTTCGCTGTTCGAGTGGCGCCGCTGGGAGGCACCGGTCTGGTGCTGGTGCTGGCCGAGGACCAGACCGAGCGCCGCCGTGTCGAGGCGGTCCGCCGCGATTTCGTGGCCAATATCAGCCACGAGCTCAAAACCCCCGTCGGCGCGCTGTCCCTGCTCGCCGAGACCATCGCGGACGCCAGCGACGACCCCGAGGCGGTGCGCCGCTTCACCGGCAGGATGCAGCAGGAGTCGGCCCGGCTGACGAGCGTCATCCAGGACCTCATCACGCTGTCCCGCATCCAGGGCGCCGAGCCGATGGCCGATCCCGACCGCGTCCCCGTCGAGGTGGTGGTCGACGAGGCCATGGACTTCGTCCGGACCGCCGCGGAGACCAAGGAGATCGAACTCGTCGCCAGCGGCACCGAGGGTGCCGTCGTGCTGGGTGACGAGGGCTTGCTGGTCACCGCCATGCGCAACCTCGTCGCCAACGCCGTCGCCTATAGTCCCGAACGCACGCGGGTGTCGATCTCGGTGGAGGCCGCCGACGACATGGTGGAGATCAGCGTGGCGGACCAGGGGATCGGGATCCCCGCCCAGGACCTGGAACGCATCTTCGAGCGCTTCTACCGTGTCGACGCCGCGCGCAGCCGCGCCACCGGCGGGACCGGACTGGGGCTCGCGATCGTAAAGCACATCATGACCCACCACCGCGGCGAAGTCACGGTGTGGAGCAAGGAGGGCTCGGGCTCGACGTTCACGTTGCGTCTGCCCGACGCCCAGACCCGGGAGCGTCCCGGCCCCGGTGAAAGATCAAATCAGGAGGCAGCACAGTGA
- the phoU gene encoding phosphate signaling complex protein PhoU: MRDTYHEELDSLSERLVEMTRLARHAVARATTALLDADLNAAQEVISGDEELNRLDEEIEATAFDLMARQQPVARDLRIIITSLHMAGDLERMGDHAVHIAKIARRRHPDSAIPKELRSTVLEMGHQAELLVIKAGEVVSERDAEKALELDSDDDRMDRLRRRLLTRILDPNWQHGVEATMDVTLAGRFYERFGDHAVHVADNLVYMVTGERPNDQERETEGPRA, translated from the coding sequence ATGCGCGATACGTATCATGAGGAGCTTGACTCCCTCAGCGAGCGCCTCGTCGAGATGACGCGGCTTGCCCGTCACGCGGTCGCACGTGCGACCACCGCACTGCTCGACGCCGACCTGAATGCGGCGCAGGAGGTCATCTCGGGCGACGAGGAGCTCAACCGGCTGGATGAGGAGATCGAGGCCACGGCGTTCGACCTGATGGCCCGGCAGCAGCCGGTGGCACGTGACCTGCGCATCATCATCACCTCACTGCACATGGCCGGCGATCTGGAGCGCATGGGCGACCACGCGGTGCACATAGCGAAGATCGCGCGCCGCCGCCACCCCGACTCCGCCATCCCCAAGGAGTTGCGCTCCACGGTGCTGGAGATGGGCCACCAGGCCGAGCTGCTGGTCATCAAGGCGGGGGAGGTCGTCTCGGAGCGCGACGCGGAGAAGGCGCTCGAACTCGACTCCGACGACGACCGGATGGACCGGCTGCGCCGTCGGCTGCTCACCCGGATCCTCGACCCGAACTGGCAGCACGGGGTCGAGGCGACCATGGACGTCACCCTGGCCGGGCGCTTCTACGAGCGCTTCGGCGACCACGCGGTGCACGTCGCCGACAACCTCGTTTACATGGTGACGGGGGAGCGGCCCAACGACCAGGAGCGGGAGACCGAGGGCCCTCGGGCCTAG
- a CDS encoding CarD family transcriptional regulator: MTFKVGDTVVYPHHGAARIEAIETRTIKGEDRTYLVLRVDKGDLTVRVPAENAQDVGVRDVVGQDGLDHVFEVLRAPHTEEPTNWSRRYKANLEKLASGDVNKVAEVVRDLWRRDKERGLSAGEKRMLAKARQILVSELALAEKTNEDKAEALLDEVLTN, translated from the coding sequence ATGACTTTCAAGGTCGGCGACACCGTTGTCTACCCCCATCATGGGGCTGCTCGTATTGAGGCGATCGAGACTCGCACCATTAAGGGCGAGGATAGGACCTACCTCGTTCTCCGGGTCGACAAGGGTGATCTCACAGTACGCGTACCGGCTGAGAACGCCCAGGACGTCGGTGTTCGCGACGTTGTCGGGCAGGACGGCCTGGACCATGTCTTCGAGGTCCTGCGCGCACCGCACACCGAGGAACCCACGAACTGGTCGCGGCGCTACAAGGCGAACCTGGAGAAGCTCGCCTCCGGCGACGTCAACAAGGTCGCGGAGGTCGTGCGCGACCTCTGGCGGCGCGACAAGGAGCGCGGGCTCTCGGCCGGCGAGAAGCGCATGCTCGCCAAGGCGCGCCAGATCCTCGTGAGCGAGCTCGCGCTCGCGGAGAAGACCAACGAGGACAAGGCCGAGGCGCTTCTCGACGAGGTTCTCACCAACTGA
- the ispF gene encoding 2-C-methyl-D-erythritol 2,4-cyclodiphosphate synthase — protein MPRVGVGTDVHPFASGRILFLAGLEWPDETGVSGHSDGDVAAHAACDALFSASGLGDLGSQFGTGDPRWKGASGVALLTEAAARVRRAGFEIGNVAVQIIGNRPKFAPRRAEAERVLSAAAGASVSVSATTTDGLGLTGRGEGIAAIATALCAPLDS, from the coding sequence ATGCCGAGGGTGGGCGTCGGTACCGACGTCCACCCTTTTGCTTCCGGAAGAATTCTCTTTCTGGCCGGATTGGAATGGCCGGACGAAACCGGCGTGAGCGGCCATTCGGACGGCGACGTCGCCGCGCACGCCGCCTGCGACGCACTGTTCTCGGCGAGCGGCCTGGGCGATCTGGGCAGCCAGTTCGGCACCGGCGATCCCCGTTGGAAGGGCGCCTCCGGTGTCGCTTTGCTGACCGAGGCAGCCGCGCGGGTGCGCCGAGCCGGCTTCGAGATCGGCAACGTCGCGGTGCAGATCATCGGCAACCGCCCCAAGTTCGCGCCGCGCAGAGCCGAGGCCGAACGGGTGCTGTCAGCGGCCGCGGGTGCTTCGGTGTCGGTGTCGGCCACCACCACCGACGGTCTGGGGCTGACCGGCCGCGGCGAAGGCATCGCAGCCATCGCCACGGCACTGTGCGCACCCCTGGACTCCTGA